The Garra rufa chromosome 8, GarRuf1.0, whole genome shotgun sequence genome has a segment encoding these proteins:
- the cpap gene encoding centrosomal P4.1-associated protein, translating to MTSSPAGLQQGQFHFLTQWMPDSSRAGVILHGSPGEAGSGSVRSSGSLVVQDPDDSFSCQFAPLPLSRSSSCASVDVCSPGGGGKTLRETELFDASLNSEMQSIQDVLRNTRDLPLIAKLEQLKQMQHRMQEQLKAHQQEQLLRLQHEPQRLLGKPQNTAETTGWNQEQSVVELNSGHDDSDHVYEESLQSTIEDQTMYRKECDSEPQDRPIKTGFGGKTFEEILEEQLKMEDQRLMDKNAPAESVKVKRPFLKRGQGLARFTRGKATVPPHRKSPPNPKPSSCLNSKVSQDSDMRSNKNSVKNKSEGSKSTHPVIQRKTAVLNKENIPQNKPTPPVTKMTGQPRFLVGHQSENLRPIPAQFKQKPNFTSKQKINSVTTTEGACSGVEDNPCVAENSFEVWFTERRERWEQDHRKECVELGEFELLERAADEISFSSNSSFISTLLQRDRRRLSSTPIKSTSQSALPSRGQGPALTPEPMLGPSLPVPPTNTAIRRDIISTGLKEQRGFSEEETEETLDDNSSGLQPLPSMFNPPTTHSFQMPTTLPYDKRTYQDRDGASSPEEDERSLSNNGDSTLVESRAQLEFDDDDTWNEPEEESCCPAEESPSERALKRKVAFSKGVKPANGSPHAVGNQKEAPLTCQLVSKLFPALKPKPKPSPQVTEVQVQESRNVPSEEGAAQSRLLRERLVELETEIERFKSENAALAKLKQENQDTRDHLKKERAEFEKTRTEEIAKWEEFKKEEHKKLQRERKLFEKHAATVRARPDKQERDEIQTLKQQLNVLQEDLRKREARWSNTQNRLRQQVDTLSAENTSLRDQVRTLEKLRLTAWKSAEKEKEKGRFPVSSHRTSTGSKHTDSSSPSQSSKNNSSRKGSPETQTPLTNSAFFPEQMKESISFKYEQSSVETQCSDELVTTERNHDAPLINSLSAIEQSEMEQEEISQSDNKIEKVLPDGGRLVVFPNGTRKELSADGQTVKVMFFNGDVKHTMPDQRVIYYYAEAQTTHITYPDGMEVLQFPNNQTEKHFPDGRKEITFPDQTVKTLYPDGKEESVLIDGTIIQLNPDGSKVIQFNTGQREIHTADFKRREYPDGTVKTVYSDGRQETQYPTGRVRLKDAQGHVIIDTKA from the exons ATGACGTCATCTCCTGCTGGACTCCAGCAAGGGCAGTTTCACTTCCTTACCCAGTGGATGCCGGACAGCTCCCGCGCTGGGGTGATATTACACGGATCCCCGGGAGAAGCCGGTTCTGGGTCTGTCCGGAGCAGCGGCAGTCTGGTGGTTCAGGATCCAGACGACTCTTTCAGCTGTCAGTTTGCCCCGCTGCCCCTCTCCCGGAGCAGCAGCTGTGCCAGCGTGGACGTTTGCAGTCCGGGTGGAGGTGGCAAGACACTCAGGGAAACTGAGCTGTTTGATGCATCTCTAAACAGTGAGATGCAAAGTATCCAAGATGTATTAAGAAACACTAGGGATCTCCCGTTAATAGCTAAGCTTGAACAG CTGAAGCAAATGCAACATCGCATGCAAGAGCAGCTAAAAGCCCACCAGCAGGAACAGCTGCTTAGACTGCAACATGAACCACAAAGACTTCTGGGAAAACCACAGAATACTGCAG AGACCACTGGATGGAACCAGGAACAAAGTGTGGTGGAGTTGAACAGTGGACATGATGACAGTGATCACGTTTATGAAGAATCACTTCAGTCCACGATTGAAGATCAAACGATGTACAGAAAAGAGTGTGACTCAGAGCCACAAGACAG ACCTATCAAGACTGGGTTTGGTGGGAAAACGTTTGAGGAAATACTAGAAGAACAGCTCAAGATGGAAGACCAGAGACTGATGGACAAG AACGCTCCAGCTGAAAGTGTAAAGGTAAAGAGACCCTTTCTTAAACGAGGACAAGGTCTGGCCAGGTTTACCAGGGGAAAAGCCACTGTGCCACCACACAGAAAAAGTCCTCCTAACCCCAAGCCCTCCTCATGCCTAAATTCAAAAGTCTCCCAAGACTCGGACATGAGGTCAAACAAGAACTCTGTCAAAAACAAAAGCGAAGGCTCAAAATCCACACATCCTGTGATTCAACGTAAGACTGCTGTGCTCAACAAAGAGAACATTCCTCAGAATAAACCCACACCTCCGGTCACCAAGATGACCGGTCAACCTCGTTTTCTCGTTGGACACCAGAGTGAAAATTTAAGACCCATCCCAGCACAGTTCAAACAAAAACCTAATTTCACATCCAAGCAGAAGATCAACAgtgtcaccacaacagaaggagCATGTAGTGGGGTAGAGGATAATCCATGTGTTGCAGAAAACTCATTTGAGGTGTGGTTCACAGAGCGGAGGGAGCGCTGGGAACAAGATCACCGGAAGGAGTGTGTTGAACTCGGAGAGTTTGAGTTGCTGGAACGAGCAGCGGATGAAATATCCTTCTCCAGCAACTCGTCTTTCATCAGCACCCTCCTTCAAAGAGACCGCAGGCGTCTTTCCTCCACACCTATCAAATCGACCAGTCAATCTGCACTACCTAGCCGTGGTCAAGGTCCTGCATTAACTCCTGAACCCATGTTGGGTCCTAGTTTACCAGTTCCTCCTACAAATACTGCGATACGGAGAGACATCATAAGCACGGGACTGAAAGAACAGAGAGGGTTCTCTGAAGAGGAAACTGAAGAAACGTTGGATGACAACAGTTCAGGCTTGCAGCCCCTTCCCAGCATGTTCAATCCACCCACAACCCACAGCTTTCAAATGCCTACCACTCTTCCTTATGATAAACGCACCTATCAAGACAGGGATGGTGCCAGCAGTCCAGAGGAGGATGAGAGGAGTTTAAGTAACAATGGAGACTCTACTCTTGTCGAATCAAGAGCCCAATTAGAGTTTGATGATGATGATACCTGGAATGAACCTGAAGAGGAGTCCTGCTGTCCTGCAGAAGAATCTCCATCAGAGAGGGCTCTGAAAAGGAAGGTTGCCTTCTCTAAGGGGGTAAAACCAGCAAATGGCAGTCCACATGCAGTTGGAAATCAGAAAGAAGCCCCATTGACATGCCAGTTGGTATCAAAGCTCTTTCCAGCACTGAAGCCTAAGCCTAAACCTTCTCCTCAGGTAACAGAGGTGCAGGTTCAGGAATCGCGGAACGTGCCCAGTGAAGAAGGAGCAG CTCAATCAAGACTTCTTCGTGAGCGTTTGGTGGAGCTGGAAACGGAAATTGAAAGGTTTAAATCTGAGAATGCAGCACTGGCCAAACTAAAGCAGGAGAACCAGGACACAAGAGATCATCTCAA AAAAGAAAGGGCTGAATTTGAAAAGACACGCACGGAGGAAATTGCAAAGTGGGAGGAGTTTAAAAAGGAGGAACACAAGAAACTGCAGCGCGAAAGGAAGCTTTTCGAAAAGCATGCAGCAACTGTGAGAGCAAGACCTGACAAACAAGAACGAGATGAGATCCAG ACTCTAAAGCAGCAGTTAAATGTGCTACAAGAAGATCTGCGCAAACGGGAGGCTCGTTGGAGCAATACACAGAACCGACTCCGACAGCAGGTAGATACTCTGAGTGCAGAGAACACATCCCTTAGAGACCAAGTGCGGACACTGGAGAAACTGCGCCTCACAGCGTGGAAGAGTGCTGAGAAAGAGAAGGAAAAAGGAAGATTCCCTGTGTCTAGCCATAGAACCAGTACTGGATCCAAACATACAGATTCCAGC AGTCCCTCTCAGAGTTCAAAAAACAACAGCAGCAGAAAGGGAAGTCCAGAGACACAGACCCCTCTCACAAACTCAG CTTTTTTCCCTGAACAAATGAAAGAGAGTATCAGCTTCAAATATGAGCAAAGTTCAGTGGAGACCCAGTGTTCAGATGAACTGGTTACGACTGAGAGGAACCATGATGCTCCACTAATTAACTCTCTCTCTGCCATTGAACAATCAGAGATGGAACAGGAAGAGATCTCACAGTCAGACAACAAG ATTGAAAAGGTGCTTCCTGATGGAGGCCGACTGGTTGTTTTTCCAAATGGCACGAGGAAAGAGCTTTCTGCTGATGGGCAAACGGTCAAAGTCATGTTTTTCAATGGAGATGTGAAACATACAATGCCTGATCAAAGAGTG ATTTATTACTATGCAGAAGCTCAGACCACACACATTACCTATCCAGATGGGATGGAAGTGCTTCAGTTTCCTAACAATCAAACAG AAAAACATTTCCCTGATGGTCGTAAGGAAATCACTTTCCCTGATCAAACTGTCAAGACTCTTTATCCTGATGGGAAAGAGGAAAGTGTCCTTATAGATGGAACAATAATACAGCTGAATCC GGATGGTAGTAAGGTGATCCAGTTTAACACGGGTCAGCGAGAGATCCACACTGCAGATTTCAAAAGACGGGAGTATCCAGATGGCACGGTTAAAACAGTTTACTCAGATGGACGGCAAGAGACACAATACCCAACAGGACGTGTGCGGTTAAAAGACGCACAGGGTCATGTCATTATAGACACTAAGGCGTGA